Proteins from one Corvus cornix cornix isolate S_Up_H32 chromosome 19, ASM73873v5, whole genome shotgun sequence genomic window:
- the WSCD1 gene encoding WSC domain-containing protein 1 isoform X2, with protein MGGTSVWPAAYLMAGSLLLLQRTRLVIQQGSRGTPANQAVPVLDEMTRVGIVDPRTLQSPRPGPRLLVGMDALQEPALDQQHSPHWLMSRNSELRQLRRRWFHRFTSDQEPLQTAGLKAMKHTTEHKGTYMGCFTHDSRERTLKGAVFYDLRKMTVAHCQEACAERAYSYAGLAYGAECYCGNTLPAAASKPEECNSECKGEKGSVCGGVNRLSVYRVEELRAGARRRRNVIYRGCFRAPENLTDTFPASLIQPNLTVEMCSEFCSKKEFPLAVIRGQECYCGYPTGRFPVRDSADGLRCSGTRNASSTAEGNYCLVYQTPVQDTRCTDRKFLSTKSKVFVALSSFPGAGNTWARHLIEHATGYYTGSYYFDGALYNKGFKGEKDHWRSRRTICVKTHESGKTEIEMFDSAILLIRNPYKSLMAEFNRKYAGHLGYATDRNWKSKEWPDFVNSYASWWASHVLEWLKYGKRLLIVHYEDLKQSLIPKLKEMVEFLNVTVTEDRLLCVENNRDGNFKRSGAKQKNFEPFTQEMKDLINRYILTVDEALRGRNFSGLPREYVPR; from the exons ATGGGAGGAACGAGTGTCTGGCCAG CAGCTTACCTGATGGCTGGCAgcctcttgctgctgcagcgGACCCGCTTGGTTATCCAGCAAGGTTCGCGTGGGACCCCCGCTAATCAGGCCGTGCCCGTGCTGGACGAGATGACCAGGGTTGGGATCGTAGACCCCAGGACTCTGCAGAGCCCCCGCCCCGGTCCCAGGCTGCTGGTGGGCATGGATGCGCTGCAGGAGCCGGCCCTggaccagcagcacagcccgCACTGGCTCATGTCCCGTAACTCAGAGCTCAGGCAGCTGAGGAGAAGGTGGTTTCACCGGTTCACCAGTGACCAGGAGcccctgcagacagcaggacTCAAAGCAATGAAGCACACTACTGAACACAAAG GCACCTACATGGGCTGCTTCACTCATGATTCGAGGGAGAGGACACTGAAGGGAGCTGTCTTTTATGACTTAAGAAAAATGACAGTAGCTCACTGTCAGGAAGCTTGTGCTGAGAG GGCTTACAGCTATGCGGGCCTGGCGTACGGAGCAGAGTGCTACTGTGGGAACacactcccagctgctgcctcgAAGCCCGAGGAGTGCAACAGCGAGTGCAAGGGGGAGAAGGGCTCTGTGTGCGGAGGGGTGAACCGGCTCTCGGTCTACAGGGTGGAAGAGCTGCGGGCAGGAGCGAGGCGAC GGAGGAATGTTATCTATCGAGGATGTTTTAGAGCTCCAGAAAATTTAACAGACACCTTTCCAGCCTCTTTGATACAGCCCAATTTGACGGTGGAGATGTGCTCTGAATTTTGCTCCAAGAAA GAGTTTCCATTGGCAGTGATCCGAGGGCAGGAATGCTACTGTGGATACCCCACCGGGCGCTTCCCAGTGCGCGACAGCGCGGACGGGCTGCGCTGCAGCGGGACCCGCaatgccagcagcactgccgAGGGGAACTACTGCCTGGTCTATCAGACACCTGTGCAAG ACACCCGCTGCACAGACAGGAAATTCTTAAGCACCAAATCCAAAGTGTTTGTTGCTTTGTCAAGCTTTCCTGGGGCTGGGAATACGTGGGCACGCCATCTGATAGAGCATGCCACGGGATACTACACAGGAAGTTATTACTTTGATGGAGCCCTCTACAACAAAG gttttaaaggagaaaaagaccACTGGAGAAGTAGAAGGACCATCTGTGTGAAAACACATGAAAGTGGCAAGACAGAGATTGAAATGTTCGACTCGGCCATCCTGTTGATAAGGAACCCGTACAAATCACTGATGGCAGAGTTCAACAGAAAATACGCCGGGCACCTGGGCTATGCCACTGACCGcaactggaaaagcaaag AGTGGCCCGACTTTGTGAACAGCTATGCCTCCTGGTGGGCCTCCCACGTCCTGGAGTGGCTGAAGTATGGGAAGCGCCTGCTCATTGTCCACTACGAGGACCTGAAGCAGAGCCTCATCCCCAAGCTGAAGGAGATGGTGGAGTTTCTGAACGTGACAGTGACAGAGGATCGGCTGCTCTGTGTGGAGAACAACAGGGACGGGAATTTCAAGCGGTCTGGTGCTAAGCAAAAGAATTTTGAGCCATTTACCCAGGAAATGAAAGATCTTATCAACAGATACATCCTGACAGTGGATGAAGCCCTAAGGGGAAGAAACTTctcagggctgcccagggagtaTGTGCCAAGATGA
- the WSCD1 gene encoding WSC domain-containing protein 1 isoform X1: MAKAFFRLQKFLRRTQFLLFFLTAAYLMAGSLLLLQRTRLVIQQGSRGTPANQAVPVLDEMTRVGIVDPRTLQSPRPGPRLLVGMDALQEPALDQQHSPHWLMSRNSELRQLRRRWFHRFTSDQEPLQTAGLKAMKHTTEHKGTYMGCFTHDSRERTLKGAVFYDLRKMTVAHCQEACAERAYSYAGLAYGAECYCGNTLPAAASKPEECNSECKGEKGSVCGGVNRLSVYRVEELRAGARRRRNVIYRGCFRAPENLTDTFPASLIQPNLTVEMCSEFCSKKEFPLAVIRGQECYCGYPTGRFPVRDSADGLRCSGTRNASSTAEGNYCLVYQTPVQDTRCTDRKFLSTKSKVFVALSSFPGAGNTWARHLIEHATGYYTGSYYFDGALYNKGFKGEKDHWRSRRTICVKTHESGKTEIEMFDSAILLIRNPYKSLMAEFNRKYAGHLGYATDRNWKSKEWPDFVNSYASWWASHVLEWLKYGKRLLIVHYEDLKQSLIPKLKEMVEFLNVTVTEDRLLCVENNRDGNFKRSGAKQKNFEPFTQEMKDLINRYILTVDEALRGRNFSGLPREYVPR, encoded by the exons ATGGCCAAAGCTTTCTTCAGGCTACAGAAGTTTCTCCGTCGGACCCAGTTTCTGCTCTTCTTCCTCACAGCAGCTTACCTGATGGCTGGCAgcctcttgctgctgcagcgGACCCGCTTGGTTATCCAGCAAGGTTCGCGTGGGACCCCCGCTAATCAGGCCGTGCCCGTGCTGGACGAGATGACCAGGGTTGGGATCGTAGACCCCAGGACTCTGCAGAGCCCCCGCCCCGGTCCCAGGCTGCTGGTGGGCATGGATGCGCTGCAGGAGCCGGCCCTggaccagcagcacagcccgCACTGGCTCATGTCCCGTAACTCAGAGCTCAGGCAGCTGAGGAGAAGGTGGTTTCACCGGTTCACCAGTGACCAGGAGcccctgcagacagcaggacTCAAAGCAATGAAGCACACTACTGAACACAAAG GCACCTACATGGGCTGCTTCACTCATGATTCGAGGGAGAGGACACTGAAGGGAGCTGTCTTTTATGACTTAAGAAAAATGACAGTAGCTCACTGTCAGGAAGCTTGTGCTGAGAG GGCTTACAGCTATGCGGGCCTGGCGTACGGAGCAGAGTGCTACTGTGGGAACacactcccagctgctgcctcgAAGCCCGAGGAGTGCAACAGCGAGTGCAAGGGGGAGAAGGGCTCTGTGTGCGGAGGGGTGAACCGGCTCTCGGTCTACAGGGTGGAAGAGCTGCGGGCAGGAGCGAGGCGAC GGAGGAATGTTATCTATCGAGGATGTTTTAGAGCTCCAGAAAATTTAACAGACACCTTTCCAGCCTCTTTGATACAGCCCAATTTGACGGTGGAGATGTGCTCTGAATTTTGCTCCAAGAAA GAGTTTCCATTGGCAGTGATCCGAGGGCAGGAATGCTACTGTGGATACCCCACCGGGCGCTTCCCAGTGCGCGACAGCGCGGACGGGCTGCGCTGCAGCGGGACCCGCaatgccagcagcactgccgAGGGGAACTACTGCCTGGTCTATCAGACACCTGTGCAAG ACACCCGCTGCACAGACAGGAAATTCTTAAGCACCAAATCCAAAGTGTTTGTTGCTTTGTCAAGCTTTCCTGGGGCTGGGAATACGTGGGCACGCCATCTGATAGAGCATGCCACGGGATACTACACAGGAAGTTATTACTTTGATGGAGCCCTCTACAACAAAG gttttaaaggagaaaaagaccACTGGAGAAGTAGAAGGACCATCTGTGTGAAAACACATGAAAGTGGCAAGACAGAGATTGAAATGTTCGACTCGGCCATCCTGTTGATAAGGAACCCGTACAAATCACTGATGGCAGAGTTCAACAGAAAATACGCCGGGCACCTGGGCTATGCCACTGACCGcaactggaaaagcaaag AGTGGCCCGACTTTGTGAACAGCTATGCCTCCTGGTGGGCCTCCCACGTCCTGGAGTGGCTGAAGTATGGGAAGCGCCTGCTCATTGTCCACTACGAGGACCTGAAGCAGAGCCTCATCCCCAAGCTGAAGGAGATGGTGGAGTTTCTGAACGTGACAGTGACAGAGGATCGGCTGCTCTGTGTGGAGAACAACAGGGACGGGAATTTCAAGCGGTCTGGTGCTAAGCAAAAGAATTTTGAGCCATTTACCCAGGAAATGAAAGATCTTATCAACAGATACATCCTGACAGTGGATGAAGCCCTAAGGGGAAGAAACTTctcagggctgcccagggagtaTGTGCCAAGATGA